The Danio rerio strain Tuebingen ecotype United States chromosome 1, GRCz12tu, whole genome shotgun sequence genome includes a region encoding these proteins:
- the abcb6a gene encoding ATP-binding cassette sub-family B member 6 isoform X1 has translation MVEMKSFCEAGVSMQQVWVEGGLTLCFYFTLVPSVLLTLLFLFGTLLCIWYSRYGTDMEPKFVPRSGLYRLQVGLSVLLILQALGWMVFRLSWSAELPGYVVLYGCLSMLGWIWAVVLLRLERRKVLVRDRTRGHSTVLLLYWAVAFAADNLAFVSWMSPQWWWSLETSEQQMEFAFWLVRYFCSGLLFLLGLKAPGLPRRPYMLLVNEDERDVEHGAPLLGNSDEDQSTWKDFGKKVRLLVPYMWPKGSVLLQLLVLMCLGMLGIERAINVFVPIYYKNIVNQLTDGSSWKTLAMTVCVYCLLKFLQGGGAGASGFVSNLRSFLWIRVQQYTNRVVQVRLFAHLHALSLRWHLGRRTGDVLRSIDRGTSSINSLLSYIVFSIFPTIADIVIAIVYFISNFNAWFGLIVFVCMALYLTLTIFITEWRTKYRRDMNTQDNNAKSKAVDSLLNFETVKYYNAESYEVGRFEDAILKYQVSEWKTNASLALLNQTQNLIIGLGLLTGSLLCAYFVTEGKFQVGDYVLFGTYIIQLYTPLNWFGTYYRMIQNSFIDMESMFKLFTEEEEVKDEVNAGNLYFRQGKVEFENVFFSYTQGKEILKDVSFTVLPGQTVALVGQSGSGKSTIIRLLFRFYDVQGGCIKIDGQDISKVKQSSLRAHIGVVPQDTVLFNDNIRDNIRYGRVTATDQEVEEAAIAADIHDKIIGFPDGYETQVGERGLKLSGGEKQRVAIARTILKAPQIILLDEATSALDTQTERNIQASLAKVCANRTTVVVAHRLSTIIGADVILVLRDGQIVERGRHEELLAKGGLYSDMWQKQQQAQDSDSASDSETKDRKSEKLQPQTSTTAHRGH, from the exons atggTGGAGATGAAGAGTTTCTGTGAGGCTGGCGTCTCCATGCAGCAGGTCTGGGTGGAGGGCGGCCTGACTCTGTGTTTCTACTTCACCCTGGTGCCATCCGTCCTCCtcaccctcctcttcctcttcgGCACACTGCTGTGTATTTGGTACAGCCGCTATGGCACAGACATGGAGCCCAAATTCGTCCCCCGCTCTGGACTGTACCGGCTGCAGGTGGGGCTGTCGGTGCTACTGATCCTGCAGGCTCTGGGCTGGATGGTGTTTCGGCTGAGCTGGAGCGCGGAGCTGCCGGGATATGTGGTTTTGTATGGATGTCTCTCCATGCTGGGCTGGATTTGGGCTGTAGTTTTGCTGCGTCTGGAGAGAAGGAAGGTTCTGGTGCGGGACAGAACCAGAGGACACAGTACTGTACTGTTGCTGTACTGGGCAGTAGCTTTCGCAGCCGATAATCTGGCATTTGTGTCCTGGATGAGCCCTCAGTGGTGGTGGAGTCTGGAGACGTCCGAGCAACAG ATGGAGTTTGCATTCTGGCTGGTGCGATACTTCTGCTCAGGTTTGCTGTTCCTGTTAGGCCTCAAAGCTCCAGGTTTGCCCCGCCGGCCGTACATGCTTCTGGTCAATGAAGACGAGCGAGACGTGGAGCATGGAGCG CCCCTGTTGGGTAATTCTGATGAGGATCAGTCTACATGGAAAGACTTTGGCAAGAAGGTGCGTTTGTTGGTGCCATACATGTGGCCTAAAGGAAGTGTCCTGCTCCAGCTGCTGGTTCTGATGTGTCTCGGGATGCTGGGAATCGAGCGCGCCATCAATGTGTTTGTGCCCATCTACTACAAGAACATAG TGAACCAGCTGACAGACGGGAGCTCCTGGAAGACTCTGGCCATGACGGTGTGTGTTTATTGTCTCCTGAAGTTCCTGCAGGGAGGTGGAGCTG GTGCGTCTGGGTTTGTGAGTAACTTGCGTTCGTTCCTGTGGATTCGCGTGCAGCAGTACACTAACCGCGTGGTGCAGGTGCGGCTCTTCGCTCATCTGCATGCTCTATCTCTGCGCTGGCATCTGGGCCGCCGGACAGGAGACGTCCTGAGGAGCATCGACAGAGGAACATCCTCCATCAACAGCCTGCTCAG CTACATCGTGTTCAGCATCTTCCCCACCATCGCTGACATTGTCATCGCCATCGTCTATTTCATATCCAATTTCAATGCCTGGTTTGGCCTTATAGTCTTTGTATGCATGGCTCTCTACCTCA CTCTCACCATCTTTATCACTGAATGGAGAACCAAATACAGGCGTGATATGAACACACAAGATAACAACGCCAAATCCAAAGCTGTGGATTCTTTATTGAACTTTGAGACG GTGAAATATTACAATGCAGAAAGTTACGAAGTGGGCCGCTTTGAGGACGCCATCCTGAAATACCAG GTATCGGAGTGGAAGACCAATGCATCTCTGGCGCTCTTAAATCAAACACAGAACCTCATCATTGGTTTGGGTTTGCTGACTGGATCTCTGCTTTGTGCGTATTTTGTGACTGAGGGAAAATTTCAG GTTGGAGATTATGTGCTGTTTGGAACGTACATCATCCAGCTCTACACTCCTCTCAACTGGTTTGGAACTTACTACCG AATGATCCAGAACTCCTTCATCGATATGGAAAGCATGTTCAAGCTCTTCACCGAGGAAGAAGAG GTGAAGGATGAAGTCAATGCAGGAAACCTTTATTTCAGACAGGGGAAAGTAGAGTTTGAGAACGTCTTCTTCAGCTACACACAAGG CAAGGAGATTCTGAAAGATGTCTCTTTTACCGTTCTCCCAGGACAAACAGTTGCTCTT GTGGGTCAGTCTGGATCAGGAAAAAGCACCATCATCCGTCTGCTCTTCCGCTTTTATGATGTTCAAGGCGGGTGTATAAAGATCGATGGCCAAGACATCTCAAAG GTGAAGCAGTCGTCTCTGCGCGCTCACATCGGTGTTGTCCCTCAGGACACGGTCCTGTTTAATGACAACATTCGAGACAACATCCGCTACGGTCGAGTCACGGCCACTGACCAGGAAGTGGAGGAAGCTGCAATCGCCGCCGACATCCATGACAAAATCATAGGCTTTCCAGATG GCTATGAGACTCAGGTGGGTGAGAGAGGGCTGAAGCTAAGCGGAGGAGAAAAGCAGAGAGTCGCCATCGCTCGCACCATCCTTAAAGCACCGCAAATCATCCTGCTGGATGAG GCCACATCTGCTCTAGACACTCAGACTGAGCGAAACATTCAGGCCTCGCTGGCTAAAGTCTGCGCCAACAGAACCACAGTTGTTGTGGCACACAG ATTGTCAACTATCATCGGAGCTGACGTGATTCTTGTTCTTCGTGATGGCCAGATTGTGGAGAGAGGAAG GCATGAAGAGCTGCTGGCAAAGGGCGGCCTTTACTCTGACATGTGGCAGAAACAGCAGCAGGCGCAGGATTCAGACTCAGCTTCTGACTCGGAGACTAAAGACAGAAAATCGGAGAAACTACAGCCACAGACATCCACTACAGCACACAGGGGACACTAG
- the abcb6a gene encoding ATP-binding cassette sub-family B member 6: MVEMKSFCEAGVSMQQVWVEGGLTLCFYFTLVPSVLLTLLFLFGTLLCIWYSRYGTDMEPKFVPRSGLYRLQVGLSVLLILQALGWMVFRLSWSAELPGYVVLYGCLSMLGWIWAVVLLRLERRKVLVRDRTRGHSTVLLLYWAVAFAADNLAFVSWMSPQWWWSLETSEQQMEFAFWLVRYFCSGLLFLLGLKAPGLPRRPYMLLVNEDERDVEHGAPLLGNSDEDQSTWKDFGKKVRLLVPYMWPKGSVLLQLLVLMCLGMLGIERAINVFVPIYYKNIVNQLTDGSSWKTLAMTVCVYCLLKFLQGGGAGASGFVSNLRSFLWIRVQQYTNRVVQVRLFAHLHALSLRWHLGRRTGDVLRSIDRGTSSINSLLSYIVFSIFPTIADIVIAIVYFISNFNAWFGLIVFVCMALYLTLTIFITEWRTKYRRDMNTQDNNAKSKAVDSLLNFETVKYYNAESYEVGRFEDAILKYQVSEWKTNASLALLNQTQNLIIGLGLLTGSLLCAYFVTEGKFQVGDYVLFGTYIIQLYTPLNWFGTYYRMIQNSFIDMESMFKLFTEEEEVKDEVNAGNLYFRQGKVEFENVFFSYTQGKEILKDVSFTVLPGQTVALVGQSGSGKSTIIRLLFRFYDVQGGCIKIDGQDISKVKQSSLRAHIGVVPQDTVLFNDNIRDNIRYGRVTATDQEVEEAAIAADIHDKIIGFPDGYETQVGERGLKLSGGEKQRVAIARTILKAPQIILLDEATSALDTQTERNIQASLAKVCANRTTVVVAHRLSTIIGADVILVLRDGQIVERGRA, encoded by the exons atggTGGAGATGAAGAGTTTCTGTGAGGCTGGCGTCTCCATGCAGCAGGTCTGGGTGGAGGGCGGCCTGACTCTGTGTTTCTACTTCACCCTGGTGCCATCCGTCCTCCtcaccctcctcttcctcttcgGCACACTGCTGTGTATTTGGTACAGCCGCTATGGCACAGACATGGAGCCCAAATTCGTCCCCCGCTCTGGACTGTACCGGCTGCAGGTGGGGCTGTCGGTGCTACTGATCCTGCAGGCTCTGGGCTGGATGGTGTTTCGGCTGAGCTGGAGCGCGGAGCTGCCGGGATATGTGGTTTTGTATGGATGTCTCTCCATGCTGGGCTGGATTTGGGCTGTAGTTTTGCTGCGTCTGGAGAGAAGGAAGGTTCTGGTGCGGGACAGAACCAGAGGACACAGTACTGTACTGTTGCTGTACTGGGCAGTAGCTTTCGCAGCCGATAATCTGGCATTTGTGTCCTGGATGAGCCCTCAGTGGTGGTGGAGTCTGGAGACGTCCGAGCAACAG ATGGAGTTTGCATTCTGGCTGGTGCGATACTTCTGCTCAGGTTTGCTGTTCCTGTTAGGCCTCAAAGCTCCAGGTTTGCCCCGCCGGCCGTACATGCTTCTGGTCAATGAAGACGAGCGAGACGTGGAGCATGGAGCG CCCCTGTTGGGTAATTCTGATGAGGATCAGTCTACATGGAAAGACTTTGGCAAGAAGGTGCGTTTGTTGGTGCCATACATGTGGCCTAAAGGAAGTGTCCTGCTCCAGCTGCTGGTTCTGATGTGTCTCGGGATGCTGGGAATCGAGCGCGCCATCAATGTGTTTGTGCCCATCTACTACAAGAACATAG TGAACCAGCTGACAGACGGGAGCTCCTGGAAGACTCTGGCCATGACGGTGTGTGTTTATTGTCTCCTGAAGTTCCTGCAGGGAGGTGGAGCTG GTGCGTCTGGGTTTGTGAGTAACTTGCGTTCGTTCCTGTGGATTCGCGTGCAGCAGTACACTAACCGCGTGGTGCAGGTGCGGCTCTTCGCTCATCTGCATGCTCTATCTCTGCGCTGGCATCTGGGCCGCCGGACAGGAGACGTCCTGAGGAGCATCGACAGAGGAACATCCTCCATCAACAGCCTGCTCAG CTACATCGTGTTCAGCATCTTCCCCACCATCGCTGACATTGTCATCGCCATCGTCTATTTCATATCCAATTTCAATGCCTGGTTTGGCCTTATAGTCTTTGTATGCATGGCTCTCTACCTCA CTCTCACCATCTTTATCACTGAATGGAGAACCAAATACAGGCGTGATATGAACACACAAGATAACAACGCCAAATCCAAAGCTGTGGATTCTTTATTGAACTTTGAGACG GTGAAATATTACAATGCAGAAAGTTACGAAGTGGGCCGCTTTGAGGACGCCATCCTGAAATACCAG GTATCGGAGTGGAAGACCAATGCATCTCTGGCGCTCTTAAATCAAACACAGAACCTCATCATTGGTTTGGGTTTGCTGACTGGATCTCTGCTTTGTGCGTATTTTGTGACTGAGGGAAAATTTCAG GTTGGAGATTATGTGCTGTTTGGAACGTACATCATCCAGCTCTACACTCCTCTCAACTGGTTTGGAACTTACTACCG AATGATCCAGAACTCCTTCATCGATATGGAAAGCATGTTCAAGCTCTTCACCGAGGAAGAAGAG GTGAAGGATGAAGTCAATGCAGGAAACCTTTATTTCAGACAGGGGAAAGTAGAGTTTGAGAACGTCTTCTTCAGCTACACACAAGG CAAGGAGATTCTGAAAGATGTCTCTTTTACCGTTCTCCCAGGACAAACAGTTGCTCTT GTGGGTCAGTCTGGATCAGGAAAAAGCACCATCATCCGTCTGCTCTTCCGCTTTTATGATGTTCAAGGCGGGTGTATAAAGATCGATGGCCAAGACATCTCAAAG GTGAAGCAGTCGTCTCTGCGCGCTCACATCGGTGTTGTCCCTCAGGACACGGTCCTGTTTAATGACAACATTCGAGACAACATCCGCTACGGTCGAGTCACGGCCACTGACCAGGAAGTGGAGGAAGCTGCAATCGCCGCCGACATCCATGACAAAATCATAGGCTTTCCAGATG GCTATGAGACTCAGGTGGGTGAGAGAGGGCTGAAGCTAAGCGGAGGAGAAAAGCAGAGAGTCGCCATCGCTCGCACCATCCTTAAAGCACCGCAAATCATCCTGCTGGATGAG GCCACATCTGCTCTAGACACTCAGACTGAGCGAAACATTCAGGCCTCGCTGGCTAAAGTCTGCGCCAACAGAACCACAGTTGTTGTGGCACACAG ATTGTCAACTATCATCGGAGCTGACGTGATTCTTGTTCTTCGTGATGGCCAGATTGTGGAGAGAGGAAG GGCATGA